One window from the genome of Pararhizobium gei encodes:
- a CDS encoding FadR/GntR family transcriptional regulator, with product MTGSGGDFVTGAIASITRLIRDKELKPGDHLPAEAVLSSQLQVSRTVIREALRSLAALRLVDLGVGKRPTIAQLDDASMAMMIEHGFVTDQIDILQIYDVRRTIETRTATLAALRRTDAEALLILRHAREMVNAFGDPVAIMEHDIAFHVAIARASRNPVFALIIGAFQGVTRETWPISWKSRTGDSERRAMNALHAELAQAISDSDPQAAATLMHRHFDLSIKALLAAGLT from the coding sequence ATGACGGGCAGCGGAGGCGATTTTGTTACGGGCGCGATCGCATCGATAACGCGTTTGATCCGTGATAAAGAGCTCAAGCCGGGCGATCACCTCCCCGCCGAAGCTGTTCTTTCGTCACAGTTGCAGGTGTCGCGGACAGTGATACGCGAAGCTTTGCGCTCGTTGGCGGCCCTTCGTCTGGTCGATCTCGGCGTTGGCAAGCGGCCTACCATTGCTCAACTCGATGATGCCTCCATGGCCATGATGATCGAGCACGGGTTTGTCACCGACCAGATCGACATCCTGCAAATATACGACGTGCGACGCACGATCGAAACCCGCACGGCAACGCTGGCAGCCCTCAGGCGCACGGATGCAGAGGCGCTTCTGATCCTCCGACACGCTCGGGAAATGGTCAATGCCTTTGGCGATCCCGTGGCGATCATGGAGCATGACATTGCATTTCATGTCGCGATCGCGCGCGCATCGCGCAATCCGGTCTTCGCCCTCATCATCGGCGCGTTTCAGGGCGTAACGCGCGAGACCTGGCCGATCAGCTGGAAGAGCCGCACCGGTGATAGCGAACGCCGGGCGATGAATGCTCTTCATGCCGAACTGGCACAGGCCATTTCCGACAGCGATCCACAGGCTGCGGCGACGTTGATGCACCGCCACTTCGATCTCAGCATCAAGGCCCTGCTGGCGGCAGGGCTCACCTGA
- a CDS encoding TRAP transporter substrate-binding protein, translating into MRKLLLATTAIAFSLASAVPAFAEFNDRNIRISNGINADHPVGNGIKAMQTCLDEKSGGKLKITAFWGGALGGDLQATQALRSGVQEGVVTSSSPLVGIIPALGVFDLPFLFATPQEAYQVLDGKFGDMMNEKLEAAGLVNLAYWENGFRNLSNSVRPVTKWEDFEGMKVRVMQNNIFLDTFQNLGANATPMAFGEVFSALETNAIDAQENPYVTIDTSKFFEVQKYITETNHAYTPFLLLFSKAIFDTYTPEEQTALRECAVVGRDEERKVIQELNKTSLEKIKAAGLEVNVLSAEEQARIREKSMVVYEKHKAEIGAEVVDAIIAELAAIRK; encoded by the coding sequence ATGAGAAAACTGCTTCTAGCCACCACCGCGATCGCGTTCAGCCTCGCGTCCGCCGTTCCGGCTTTTGCCGAGTTCAACGACCGCAACATCCGCATTTCGAACGGCATCAATGCCGATCACCCGGTTGGCAATGGCATCAAGGCCATGCAGACATGCCTGGATGAAAAGTCCGGAGGCAAGCTGAAAATTACTGCCTTCTGGGGCGGCGCTCTCGGCGGTGACCTTCAGGCGACCCAGGCTCTTCGCTCGGGCGTGCAGGAAGGCGTCGTTACCTCGTCTTCGCCCCTCGTTGGCATCATTCCGGCGCTTGGCGTGTTCGACCTGCCGTTCCTGTTCGCCACACCACAGGAGGCCTATCAGGTCCTCGACGGCAAGTTCGGCGACATGATGAACGAGAAACTGGAAGCGGCCGGCCTCGTCAATCTCGCCTATTGGGAAAACGGCTTCCGCAACCTGTCGAACTCTGTGCGTCCGGTCACCAAGTGGGAAGACTTCGAGGGCATGAAGGTTCGCGTCATGCAGAACAACATCTTCCTCGACACGTTCCAGAATCTGGGTGCAAACGCCACGCCGATGGCCTTTGGTGAAGTCTTCTCGGCTCTGGAAACCAATGCGATCGACGCGCAGGAAAATCCCTATGTGACGATCGACACGTCGAAGTTCTTCGAAGTGCAGAAGTACATCACCGAGACGAACCACGCCTACACGCCGTTCCTGCTGCTCTTCTCGAAGGCGATCTTCGATACCTATACGCCGGAAGAACAGACGGCCCTGCGCGAATGCGCGGTTGTCGGCCGTGACGAGGAGCGCAAGGTCATTCAGGAACTCAATAAGACGTCGCTCGAAAAGATCAAGGCCGCCGGTCTGGAAGTGAATGTTCTGTCTGCCGAAGAGCAGGCCCGCATTCGCGAGAAGTCGATGGTGGTCTACGAAAAGCACAAGGCCGAAATCGGCGCCGAGGTGGTCGATGCAATCATCGCCGAGCTTGCAGCGATCCGTAAGTAA
- a CDS encoding TRAP transporter small permease translates to MQKATDLFFRFLELLLILLLSGMAIMVFVNVVMRYGFNSGLNISDELSRYFFVWVTFIGAVVAFREHAHVGVETLVALFGRKGRILCMILSNIIIIGVSAIFFWGTWKQYPINASMDAPVTKISMIWVYGIGLFTGAGVVLIAVERLIRLLTGRVTDEEIAAFAGENMTVEQMAERSQ, encoded by the coding sequence ATGCAAAAGGCGACCGATCTCTTTTTCCGTTTTCTCGAACTCCTGCTCATCCTGCTTTTGTCCGGCATGGCAATCATGGTCTTCGTCAATGTGGTCATGCGCTACGGCTTCAATTCCGGCCTCAATATTTCGGACGAGCTGTCCCGCTACTTTTTCGTCTGGGTGACGTTTATCGGCGCAGTCGTGGCGTTTCGCGAACATGCGCATGTCGGGGTGGAAACGTTGGTCGCGCTTTTCGGCCGCAAAGGGCGAATCCTCTGCATGATCCTGTCGAACATCATCATCATCGGCGTCTCGGCGATCTTCTTTTGGGGGACCTGGAAACAGTATCCAATCAATGCAAGCATGGACGCGCCGGTGACCAAGATTTCAATGATCTGGGTCTACGGAATCGGCCTCTTCACCGGTGCCGGCGTCGTTCTCATCGCCGTCGAGCGGCTGATCAGGTTGCTGACGGGGCGGGTAACGGATGAGGAGATTGCAGCCTTTGCCGGCGAAAACATGACGGTCGAGCAGATGGCGGAGCGCAGCCAATGA
- a CDS encoding mandelate racemase/muconate lactonizing enzyme family protein produces the protein MKITGLETVRVAERANLLWLLVHTDEGITGLGETFFGAQTVEAYVHEYIAPRVIGCDPLQIDLLAADLVGYLGFRSSGAEVRGNSAFDIALWDIFGKATGMPIAQLLGGFTRREIRTYNTCAGTEYIKKATGQTTANYGLSEGRDYDDLNGFLNNADELAHSLLEEGITAMKIWPFDAAAEKTRGQYISMPDLDQALQPFEKIRAAVGNRMDIMVEFHSMWQLLPAMQIAKALAPYQTFWHEDPIKMDSLSSLARYAAVSPAPISASETLGSRWAFRDLLETGAAGVMMLDISWCGGLSEARKIAAMAEAWHLPVAPHDCTGPVVLCASTHLSLNAPNALVQESVRAFYRTWYRDLVTALPEVKNGMITVPPGPGLGMELNPELDRAFTVSRRLSDAASL, from the coding sequence ATGAAAATCACCGGCCTCGAAACTGTCCGCGTCGCGGAGCGTGCCAATCTGCTCTGGTTGCTGGTCCATACCGACGAGGGTATTACCGGCCTTGGCGAGACTTTTTTCGGCGCCCAGACAGTGGAAGCCTATGTACACGAATATATCGCGCCGCGGGTCATCGGATGCGATCCGCTGCAGATCGACCTTCTGGCCGCAGACCTTGTCGGTTATCTCGGTTTTCGATCATCCGGCGCCGAAGTGCGCGGCAATTCGGCCTTTGACATCGCGCTCTGGGACATTTTCGGCAAGGCGACCGGTATGCCGATTGCGCAGCTCCTGGGCGGCTTTACCCGCCGCGAAATCCGAACCTACAACACCTGCGCCGGGACCGAATACATCAAGAAGGCGACCGGACAGACCACCGCCAATTACGGCTTGTCCGAAGGTCGGGACTATGACGACCTCAACGGCTTCCTGAACAACGCCGACGAACTTGCCCATTCTCTGCTGGAAGAGGGCATTACGGCGATGAAGATCTGGCCCTTCGATGCCGCCGCGGAAAAGACCCGCGGTCAGTATATCTCGATGCCCGATCTCGACCAGGCTTTGCAGCCATTCGAGAAGATCCGTGCGGCGGTTGGCAACAGGATGGATATCATGGTCGAGTTCCATTCGATGTGGCAGCTTTTGCCCGCCATGCAGATTGCCAAGGCGCTCGCGCCATACCAGACCTTCTGGCACGAAGACCCGATCAAGATGGACAGCCTGTCGAGCCTTGCGCGCTATGCAGCGGTATCGCCGGCGCCGATTTCCGCATCGGAGACCCTTGGCTCGCGCTGGGCCTTCCGCGATCTTCTGGAAACTGGCGCTGCCGGGGTTATGATGCTCGATATTTCCTGGTGCGGCGGCCTGTCGGAGGCGCGCAAGATCGCCGCGATGGCCGAGGCCTGGCATTTGCCCGTGGCGCCGCACGACTGCACCGGCCCTGTCGTGCTCTGCGCCTCCACCCACCTGTCTCTCAACGCACCGAATGCGCTGGTGCAGGAAAGCGTGCGTGCCTTTTATCGCACCTGGTACCGGGATCTGGTAACGGCCTTGCCGGAAGTGAAAAACGGGATGATCACCGTTCCCCCGGGCCCGGGCCTCGGCATGGAGCTCAACCCGGAACTGGACCGCGCCTTTACAGTCAGTCGCCGCCTTTCGGATGCGGCCAGCCTGTAG
- a CDS encoding DMT family transporter, translated as MAGPMIMLLGMLMFALNDAMGKWLVASYGLGQVILIRSLAALVILAPFLWQAGLTSITSAEQPWMQFARVVFSTLEVFCFYYAVMYLPLADVMTYWLAAPIYVAAASPFLLGEKVGWRRWCAIAAGFVGVIITLEPSSAMFTMPALISIIGSGAFAFMLLSGRGLRNTPDKTLVFFQVTGAGLAGLAFAPVDWSPISSGLDLALLSLLGIVAMAAHMLVNRALKISDAATVAPLQYTLLLWAVVFGWIFFGDVPRLGMLAGAALIVASGLFIFFRERQLKKRDAVLPALSE; from the coding sequence ATGGCAGGTCCGATGATCATGCTGCTCGGTATGCTGATGTTTGCGCTCAACGATGCGATGGGCAAATGGCTGGTGGCGAGCTATGGATTGGGACAGGTCATCCTGATCCGCAGCCTGGCGGCCCTCGTCATCCTGGCGCCGTTCCTCTGGCAGGCCGGCCTTACGTCGATCACCTCGGCCGAGCAGCCCTGGATGCAGTTTGCCCGCGTCGTGTTTTCCACATTGGAGGTCTTCTGCTTCTATTATGCAGTGATGTATCTGCCGCTGGCCGATGTCATGACCTATTGGCTGGCAGCACCGATCTATGTCGCGGCGGCCTCTCCTTTTCTACTCGGGGAAAAGGTCGGCTGGCGGCGCTGGTGCGCCATCGCTGCCGGATTCGTGGGTGTCATCATCACCCTGGAGCCGTCAAGCGCGATGTTCACCATGCCGGCCCTCATCTCGATCATCGGCAGCGGCGCCTTCGCCTTCATGCTCCTGTCCGGACGCGGCCTGCGCAACACGCCCGACAAGACGCTGGTGTTCTTTCAGGTTACGGGAGCGGGTCTCGCGGGCCTCGCCTTCGCGCCGGTCGACTGGTCGCCGATTTCATCCGGACTTGATCTGGCCCTGCTCAGTTTGCTGGGCATCGTGGCGATGGCGGCCCATATGCTGGTCAACCGCGCGCTAAAAATCTCGGATGCGGCCACCGTCGCACCGCTGCAATACACACTTCTGCTCTGGGCCGTGGTGTTCGGGTGGATTTTTTTTGGAGACGTGCCAAGGCTCGGCATGCTGGCAGGCGCAGCCCTGATCGTTGCCTCCGGCCTGTTCATCTTCTTCCGTGAACGGCAGTTGAAGAAGCGCGATGCGGTCCTGCCCGCCCTATCGGAGTGA
- a CDS encoding TRAP transporter large permease: MTLLVFIVSLVGAMAIGVPVAFSLMFCGVVLMWFMGMFNTQIIAQNMIAGADTFTLLAIPFFILAGELMNAGGLSRRIIEFAIACVGHIRGGLGIVAIMAAIIMASISGSAAADTAALAAILIPMMAKAGYNVPRSAGLIAAGGIIAPVIPPSMAFIVFGVAANVSITQLFMAGIVPGLLMGVALIVTWLIVVRKDNVQALPKTAMKERMRVTARALWALGMPVIILGGIKAGVVTPTEAAVVAAAYAMFVGMAIYRELSLRDLPRVILQAAKTTSVVMFLVCAALVSAWLITAANIPAEITGYIEPLIDRPILLMFAIMVLVLVVGTALDLTPTILILTPVLMPIIKQAGIDPVYFGVMFIMNCCIGLLTPPVGVVLNVVSGVGRVPLGKVTIGVLPFLAAQVFVLFMLVLFPDTVILPAQWLR, encoded by the coding sequence ATGACCTTGCTCGTCTTCATCGTCTCTCTCGTTGGCGCCATGGCTATCGGCGTTCCGGTCGCCTTCTCTCTGATGTTCTGCGGCGTCGTGCTCATGTGGTTCATGGGCATGTTCAACACGCAGATCATCGCGCAGAACATGATCGCGGGCGCCGATACCTTCACGCTTCTGGCGATTCCGTTCTTCATTCTCGCCGGTGAACTGATGAATGCCGGTGGCCTGTCGCGCCGCATCATCGAATTCGCCATTGCCTGTGTCGGCCATATTCGCGGTGGTCTCGGCATTGTTGCCATCATGGCCGCGATCATCATGGCCAGCATTTCCGGATCGGCCGCCGCCGACACTGCAGCCCTTGCCGCCATTCTAATCCCGATGATGGCCAAGGCCGGCTATAACGTGCCGCGCTCGGCGGGTCTTATTGCCGCCGGCGGCATTATCGCACCCGTCATCCCGCCGTCGATGGCGTTCATCGTTTTCGGTGTCGCTGCCAACGTGTCGATCACGCAGCTCTTCATGGCCGGCATTGTGCCCGGCCTTCTGATGGGCGTGGCCTTGATCGTGACGTGGCTGATCGTCGTTCGAAAGGACAATGTTCAGGCGCTGCCGAAGACCGCAATGAAAGAGCGCATGCGGGTTACGGCTCGGGCACTTTGGGCGCTTGGCATGCCGGTGATTATTCTGGGTGGCATCAAGGCAGGCGTCGTCACGCCGACGGAAGCCGCCGTGGTCGCCGCCGCCTATGCGATGTTCGTCGGCATGGCCATCTATCGTGAACTGAGCCTACGGGATCTGCCGCGCGTCATCCTTCAGGCAGCAAAAACCACTTCCGTGGTCATGTTCCTGGTCTGCGCAGCCCTCGTATCGGCCTGGCTGATCACCGCTGCCAATATTCCGGCTGAAATCACAGGCTATATCGAGCCGCTGATCGACCGCCCGATCCTGCTGATGTTCGCCATCATGGTGTTGGTGCTGGTCGTCGGCACGGCGCTCGACCTGACGCCGACCATCCTGATCCTGACGCCGGTCCTGATGCCGATTATCAAGCAAGCCGGCATTGACCCTGTCTATTTCGGTGTGATGTTCATCATGAACTGCTGCATCGGTCTTCTGACACCACCTGTCGGCGTTGTTCTCAACGTCGTCAGCGGCGTGGGCCGCGTCCCGCTTGGCAAGGTTACGATCGGCGTGTTGCCGTTCCTCGCCGCACAGGTGTTTGTTCTTTTCATGCTGGTGTTGTTTCCGGACACCGTCATCTTGCCTGCTCAATGGCTGCGCTAA